The sequence CCGCGCAGACGAGCCTGCTCGGGCAAGGCAAGCCAGAGATAGAGCGCCATCGACGGACAGCGAACGGGCCAACCCGCCCCCGCCAAGGCCGCCATCATCCGGTCCCTGCGCTCCCGGTAGATCGGTTTCAGCCGCTCGGGCCAATCTGGCGCCTGCGCAAGGGCCGCGATTCCCCCAGCCTGAAGGGCCAAGGACTGGTTGAAATCCACCACACCCTTGAGTTGGCGGAGCGCTTGGATCAGCGGAGCGGCGCCGATCGCGAAGGCCATCCGGAACCCACCAAGACACCAGCCCTTGGAGAACGAGAAGAACTCAATGCCGCACTGGCGCCAATGGGGTGAACGGAGCAGGGACGGTGCCTCCCCCTCGAGGGCTAGATCGACATAGGGGTTGTCGTGGGCGAAGACCAGACCATGGCGGACAGCCCTCGAGGCCGCCTCATCGACCCAGGCCTGCTCGCCGGTGGTCGCCGTTGGGTTGTGGGGGAACCCCAGGACCATCAACTTGAGCGCATCCCACTCGGAATCACTCAGTTGATCAAAGTTGGGAGCAAAGCCCCGCTCCTTCTCGAGCCGCAGGAAACGCGGCTGGGCAGAAGCCAAGCGCAGCCCCCCCAGGTGGGAGGGATAAAAGGGATCAAGCAGCAGGGCGGAATCCCCGGGGTTGAGCACCGCCAGCGGCAGGTGGGCTGTTCCCTCCTGGGAACCCACCAGAAACAGGACCTCAGTGGCTGGATCCACAGCCACACCAAAGCGACGCTGGGCCCAGGCGGCGACCGCCTCGCGCAAGGGGGCGGTCGCGCCGTGAAGGCAATAGGAAGAACTATCTGGCTCCCCTAAACGTTGACGGATCGCCTCAATCGCCACCGGGGGGGGTTGAAGATCCGTCGACCCCAACGACAAATCAAGTAGGGGGGCCAGCCCGGCCTCGGACCGGGCCCGATAGGCCACCTTGCGTTTGTCGTTGCGGGCAAAAACGCCGCTACCTAGGCCACGAACCCGTTCAGAAATCGTGAACGGATCAGAGCTGGGCATCCAAGAAACCCTGGAGCTGGGACTTGGCCATGGCACCCTCGTGGCGGGCAATTTCTTGGCCGTCCTTAAAGAGCAACAGGGCGGGCAGTCCCTGGACCTGCATCCGGTCGCGGCTGGAGGGATTGGGATCCGCTTCCAACTTGCCCACGGTCAGACGACCGGCGTACTCCTCAGCCGCCCAATCCATCAGCGGGGCCATCAGGCGGCAGGGGCCGCACCAGGTGGCCCAAACATCGACCAGCACCGGGGTCGAGCACTCCAGCACCTCGGCCTGGAAGTTGGCATCGGTGAGCTGAATAACGGACACGGCGGCAGACATGGGTGAGGCGATTGTATGGAGGGCTTAGAGGTTGTCGATCGAACGCCTGAGCTCTTCAAGCTCCGTATCAACCTCACTCACCTTGACCGGCTGAACCCCTTCAGTGCCGGCGGGCAAGGACGGGGCCGCGGAGGAACCCGAAAGCTTGCCTTTTAGGGCCTCAAGCTCGGAATCCACTTCGGGGGCTCCTTCCAGGGCAGCGAACTGACTTTCAAGATCCGCTCCGGCCAGTTCAGCGGCTGCCTGACTACGGGCCTCCAGGGCTTGCACCTTCTCCTCCATTTGCTCAAAGGCCGCCATGGCGGAATTGGTGCCGAGATTGCCGACGGCGCTCTGCAGTTGTTCCTGGGCTTGGGCCGCTTGGGCCCGTGCCTTGAGCATGTCTTTCTTGGTCTTGGCTTCGGCGATCTTGCTCTCGAGCTGCACCAGGCTCTTCTTGAGCTGATCCACCTGGCCGCATTGGCTCTGCAACTGCCCTTGCAGGGCCGTGGCGGTGTCCTGGCAAGTCTTGCGTCGCCCTAAGGCTTCACGCGCGAGATCCTCTTCCCCCTTCTTCAGGGCCAACTCAGCACGCTCGTACCAGGTCTTGGCCTGGGCATCGGCCTGATCCGCCTGGTTTTGGATTCGCTTTTGACTGGCAATGGCCGTGGCGACGGCCTGGCGAAGTTTGACCAGATCGGCCTGCATATCCGCGACCGACTGTTCGAGGATTTTTGCGGGATCTTCAGCCGCACTCAGGGCTGCGTTGGCATTGGCACGAACCAGCCGGCCGAGGCGATCAAAAAAGCCCATGAAGCAAGCAGAGCTGAGGCCGAGACTAACCAGTGTGAGCCGCCCTGCACAGCGCCAATTCCACTAGGTTCGATCCATGGGCATCGCCCCCCGCAACCAGACGCGCCGCCAGGGGGATGTGAACCTCTTGGTGCCGCCGCCGAGGCCACCGATTCAAGGCCTGGGGGAATCCCTCAGCAGCCTGCAGCGGGAGTGGAAAGACGAGGGGAGCCTGGCGGGCCTCTGGCAGGCCTGGCCGCGAATCGCCGGCCCCCAACTCGCTCCCCACTGCCGGCCACTGCGGTTGCACGGCGGACGGCTCGTGGTGGGAGCCAATCACCCCCAATGGCTCCAGGCCCTGCGGTTTAACAAGCACCAGCTACTCGGCGCCCTGCGCGGAGCAGGCTTTGCTGTGAAAGATCTGCAGTTTCAGCAGCACCAAAGCACCCCCTTGCCCCCAGCCGGCAGCGGTCTGGAAGAGGAGGTCTGGGCTGAGCATCCCAGCCGAGTCGATGTCTTTGGCATGGGCTCCTGTCCCAAGTGCAACCGGCCCTCACCCTGCGGGGAGCTGCAGCGTTGGGGACACTGCAGCTTCTGCCAACGGGACACCATGGATAACGGTGTCGCCATGGGGACTTCGAGCCAGGAGACAGAGGCTGATCAGTAGCGCTCAGGGCGCGGATCCTGCCAATCCGTAGCAAGGCCAGCCTGTGCCCCCAGATCTTGGGACCACTGGGCCAGGGCTAAGCGGGGAACCCGCCAAAGCTGATAGAGACCGATCGCTCCGAGACGCTGGTGCTGAACCCCGCGCCAGTGGGGCAGCGTTGCGGTCTGGCCATCGATCACCACCAGAACGCTGGATCCAGGGGACGCCGGCGTCGGTCGTTGACCGCGCCGCTCCTCACGGGCCAAGCGGTCGTTCAGGTTCAGCGGACCATTGGGCTGAATCCCCTCGTACACCACGACTTGCTGGGTGTAGTAGTGCAGGGAGGGCTTCAGGATGCCCACCATCGCCAGGGGTTCCTGCGGCCGCTGCTGCTCGAGCACAAGGGCCGCCATCCGGCGCACGGGGAGCTGACGCAGGCGATCTCCCAACTCGACCATGGGCACCAGGGCCGTCAAGACAAATGCCCCCATCCCCAGCTGCTGAACCAACAGCCAGCCCCTGCGGGAACTGGAGGGCCCCCACCAGAGCAGCAGTGCCGCCACCCCGCCCAGTCCGAAGCAGAGCGCAGCCCGCTGAATGGCACCACTCGCCAAGAGCGCCGAGGACAAGGTCGGCATCTCCGGTTCATTGATCAGGGGAACCCAGAGGTTCCCGGCGGCCAAACCGACCGTCAGCAGACCCACCAGGGCCAGGGTGGCAGCCCTCAGAGCAGCGGAGCGCCATCCCGCCCGCAGGTTTTGCGCCGCCAAGGCGATCAAGAGGCCAGCGGCCGGCGTCGCGGGGATCCAGTAGCTGGGGAGCTTTGTGGCCGCTGCGGTGAAAAAGACAAAGACAGCCAGCAGCCAGCAGGCTGCAAAGCGTTGGAGTGACTGTTCGGGAGCAACGGGCCTGGGACGCAGGGCTCCGGCTAAGCCTGCCAACAGCAACGGGGTGAAGGGCAGCGAGGCCACCACCAACACCGGAAAGAAAAACCACCAGGGCTGCAGGTGGTTGTTGACCACGCCGGTGAAGCGCTGAAGGTTGTGGTAGCCAAAAAAGCTGTCCCAGTAGGGCTGCCCTTCCACCAAGAGCTCCAGGGCGTACCAAGGCAAGGCCACTGCCCCGGTCAGGGCCAATCCACGCCAGGGTCTCCAGAGGACCCAAAGGCCGGGTAGATCCCGCTGCAGCAGGGCAAAGAGGAGCGCCGTCAGGCCGGCCAGGACCACCGCCACGGGACCCTTGGCAAGCATGGCCAGACCCAGCACCAGCCATGGGAGCCACCAACGGCAAAGCCCGGCATAGCGCCACCAGAACAGCAGCAACGCCGCCGACAACAAGCCACTGAAGAGGGCATCACTCACGGAGATGCGGCTCCAGAGCAGCACCAGCGGCGAAAGTCCAAACGCCAAGGCCGCCGCCATCGCGGTGATGGCCTGTTGCTGGGCATCAGGCCAGTGGCCCTGCGGGGAGGGCTGGGGGCGGCGCAGCAGGGTCAGCGCCAGCAGCAGCATCAGACCGATGGAGCTGAGGGCCGACGGCAGGCGGGACGCCCAGGTCCCCAGCGGATTCCACAGTTCCTGACCCGGCAGGGCGTAACCCAACCCCATCAGCCAATAGACCAAGGGCGGCTTGTCGTAGCGGGGTAAACCATTCACCCGTGGGGTCAGCCAATCCCCTGTCTCCGCCATGGCCTTAGCGGAAGCGGCAAACAGTGGCGGCGTCTCATCCACCAAACCGGTCGTGCCGAGCCGCCAGACGAACAGCAACAGGCCGAAGACCGCAACCAGCAAGAGCACCAACCAGGGCTTGCCGTTCCGAGGCACCACAGCGGATCGCGACAGGCCTGACCCTATCGCCCTTTCTTGATCAAGCCGTCTACGAGCCACTGCTCGAGCCGTTCCGCCAGAACAGCCTTGGAGGCCTGCCGCTCCACCCATTGCCGGCACTGACGGCGATCAATCTGATCGACCTGCTCCAGCGCTTCGGCCAAGGCGGACGGCTGGTCGGGCTCCACCAACCAGCCGTTCACTCCGGGCTGAACCAACTCCCCTGGACCGCCCCGGCGGTAGGCCACAACGGGTACACCACAGGCCATGGCCTCGACGACGACGTTGCCGTAGGCCTCATTCCACTTCGGGGTGTTGAGCAGAGCGCGGCAGCGGCCTAGCTGCGCCTGGAGGGAAGCGGTGGGCAAAAAGCCACGCCAATCCAAGGTTCCGGGCGGAACGGAGGCCTGGACCCGCTCGGCATAACCGGGATCCTCCACCAGGCCCCAAACCGCCAGGCGTTGGCCCACTTCAGCCGCCGCCGCGGCCGCGTCCTCCAACCCCTTTTCAGGGGCCACCCGGCCCACCCAACCCAGGAGGGGCTCGGGCTCCAGGCAAAGGGTGTAGTCCGCGAGATCAAAACCATTGCCCACCACCACTGGGGGCTGCGGCAGGTCGAAATCGGCCGCCTGGGTGGCGGTGTGGAAGGCCAGCCGCCGTTGATCCCATCGGGCCAGCTCGGCAATGGCCCCATCCATGACCTGGTTCACCGAGCCCATGCTGACCAGGTGAAAAATCGGCACCTCAACCAGAGGAGTCAGCCAAAACGGCAGCCAGTCGTAGCCGAGGTTCAGCACCACATCGATGGGCTCCTGCAGCGCCCTCTGCCAGAGCCGTGGCAGGAGTCCCTGGGCTGGGATCCACATATCAGAAGCGCGTGGAGCGTGCTGGCAGCTCTCTTGGGGCGCACCGCTTTCAGCCAACAGAGCGGCTCCCGCGCAACTGGAGGGCAGGCGAGAGCCCGCGGCCGCGGCCACCGTCAGGCGATGGCCGCGATCGAGCAGCCCACTCACCAGGCTCACCAGGGTGAGCTCCACACCCCCAGACTTCCCGCTCCCCAGGGGACCCAGCGCAGGAGCGACCACCAGGATCGAAAGCGACCGCGTGCTCATGGAATGAGTTCCTGCTCGATTGGATCGGGCTGCCAGAGCTGGGTGCGTCGATTAATCAGAACCACACTCAACAACGCCAGGGCCGCGCCGAGCCACTGCAGGGGGCTCAGTTGCTCCTGGAGCAGGGCCACTCCACAGAGAAGCGCGAAGACGGGGGTCAAAAACGTGAGGGCCGTGAAGCTGGTCAGCTCTTCATGGTTCGCAAACCAGAAGAACAGTCCGTAGGCCAGGGCGCTGCCAAACAGGGCCGCATAGGCCATCAGCAGCCAGCCCATCGCTGACCACTGCGGCCACGGGCCCAGGGCCACGGGATTCCAGAGCGGCTCAAGGGCCGCGCCCGCCAGCAGTGGCAAAGCCCCTAGCGCCAGATGCCAGCCGGTCACTGCCACCGGATCACTGTGGCGGCAGGCATAGCGGCTCAAGACCGTCCCTAAGGCCATGGCCAACGCCGCGGCCAACATCCAGAGCTCACCGTGGCTCCATGCTTTCTCGCCAAACACCTCCGGTCCCATCAACCACCACTGCCGAAGCAAGGACTCCGGCAGTCCCAGACAAAGGATGCCGAGCAAGCCCACGAGCAGGCCCACCCAACCCACAGGGTTGATCGCCTCACCAAACAGGCTCCGGGCCAACAGGGCCACCAGCAGCGGCTGGGAGTCAATCAACACCGAACCCAGGCCAGCACCGGTTCCGCCAAGGCCCCGGGCGAGCAAGCCCTGAAAGGCCGTGGCATCCACCACCACGAACAGCGCAAACCAAAGCCAATCGCGGCGATCAACCGTCAGGGATCGCCCCAAGACTTGGGCTGCCACCAAGACCACCAGACCTGCAGGAAGAAGCCGCATCCAGGCCAAGGTCAGGGGACTAGCCCCATCCAGCAGGGGCCGCATCGCCGCCATCGCGGTCCCCCAGAGCGCAAAGGGGAGCACCATTGCCAGCCAGCGCAGGTTCACCGGCTCCAACCGCCCACAGGCTCCTTTTTAAGATCCAGCGATTGCAGATCGACTCGATGCCCTGGCCCTGGCGACGCAAGTCACGCCGCAAACTCGCGCGCATTGCCATTGAAGGGCCCATCGCCTCCGGCACCCGCAAGCGCGTCCTCAAGGCCCTAAGGGAAGTCGAGAAACGGGAATTCCCCGCCCTGCTGCTGCGCATCGACAGCCCCGGCGGGACCGTTGGGGACAGCCAAGAAATCCATGCCGCCCTGCTGCGCCTGCGTGAGAAGCACTGCAAGGTGATCGCCAGCTTTGGCAACATCTCTGCCTCCGGCGGCGTCTACATCGGTGTTGCAGCCGACAAGATCGTGGCCAACCCTGGCTCCATCACCGGTTCCATCGGCGTGATCCTGCGGGGCAACAACCTCTCGCGCCTGCTGGAGCGGATCGGCATCCAGTTCGAGACCGTCAAAAGCGGTCTGTACAAGGACATCCTTTCCCCTGACCGCGCCTTGAGTGCTGGCGAGCGGCAGCTCCTTCAGGAGTTAATCGACTCCAGTTACGGTCAGTTCGTCAGCGCCGTTGCTGAAGGGCGCGGTCTGAGTGAAGAAGAGGTTCGTCGCTTTGCCGATGGACGCGTCTTTAGCGGTGCCCAGGCCAAAGATCTGGGCCTCGTGGATGCTTTGGGCGATGAGGAGCAGGCCCGGCGCCTGGCCTGTGAACTGGCCGAGCTGGATCTTGAAAAGACCAAGCCCATCACCTTTGGACAAGAGAAAAACCGGTTCGCAGGGGTCATCCCTGGCCGCTCTCTCTTCTCCCTGGCCCTGCAGTGGCTCAAGCTGGAACTGAGCAGCAGTGGCCAACCCCTTTGGTTGCATCGTCCATGAGCCCTGAGCAATCGCTCCGTGCCCTCAGGGGTGCCACCACAGTGACGAGCAACAGCCGTGAGGCCATCCAAGAGGCGGTGGAAGAGCTGCTCGATGCTTTGGCAGAGCGGAACAACTTGAAAGGCGAACAAATCCTGTCGCTCACCTTTTCGGTTACCGCCGATCTCGACGCCTGCTTCCCCGCTGCCATCGCCCGGCAGCGGCCCGGCTGGGACGGTGTGGCCCTGCTGGATTGCCAGCAAATGGCTGTAGCTGGCGACCTGGAGCGCTGCATTCGTCTGTTAGCCCATGTCTGGCTGACGCAACCCGCCCGCCACGCTTACCTGCGGGAAGCGGCACGGCTCAGACCAGACCTCGCCAATTCCTGACCTCGCCGATACCTAGGCAGTCGCATCTGGTCACAACTGCCAGCTGCTTGGCCGCCCACCGGCCCCGGTCTGAACCCCTTACCCCCTGAGAATGGCCCTAACGGGCAATGTTTGAGGAACCATGATCAATCGCAACCGGGTGTCCTTCAAACGGACTGCTTTCAAACTTGCGGCCCTGGCTGGCTGTGGTGCAGCCCTGACTGGAGCCCAGCTGGGTCTCGCTCCTCAAAAGGCGCTGGCGCAAGGGACCCCGAGCATCATGGAGTTCCGCTGGGATAACACCAAGGACTACCGAAAGCTCTACTACTTCACGACGAATACCGTTCGTCAACAACGCGCTGAATACTATTTTTTGCTGAAGCCGAAGGATCGCAAAACAGCGATCTTGAAGCTGGCGATTTCGGTACCGCAGACCTTCGATACAACGCTTGATCCCCAAAAAATCAAGCTCTGCTACATGAAATCGGGCAGCATGACCAAACGCACGCGGTGCGAAGAGACCATTCCCGCGACGGTTGAAGTCACCGCCGATGGACGCTCGATCGAAATCTTCCCGGACACCCCTGTTCCGGTTGGCAAGACGATCGGGGTCTACATGCAGGTGATCAATCCACGCAGCGCGGGAATGTTCCAGTTCAACGCCTTGGCTCAAGCTCCCGGTGCCGTCCCAATCTCTGGCTACCTAGGCAGCTGGCTGATCCAGGTGGACGCCACCTCGGATTTCTGAGTCACTCCAACTGATAAGTTGACGGATCGACGTTGAAGGCGCAGCCGAGCCGGAGCCATGACCAAGCGCACCCTTGAAGGAACCAGCCGTAAGCGCAAACGGGTGTCCGGTTTCCGTGTTCGTATGCGGAGCCATACCGGCCGTCGCGTGATCCGCTCCCGCCGCAAGCGCGGTCGGGCCCGTCTGTCGGTCTGATCCCGTCCATTTCCAAAGACGCTTCGGCCCTAGCACCGAAGTCCCACCGCCCCCTCAGCCAACCCCGCGTAGCCCCAAGCCATGGCGCTTTCTCGGGAACACAGGCTGAGGGGGCGTTTTGTCTTTGATCGGATCTACCAAAAGGGGCGGCGAATCCATGGGCAATGGATGGTCCTGCGGACGATGAGGGCCGAACCCCAGCTCCTGAAAGCCGATCCAAGGGACCAAAGCCCCCTGAGCTGCCGCCTGGGTGTTGTCGTCAGTAGCAAGGTCAGCAAGCGCTCCGTTCAACGCAACCGCCTGCGCCGGCTCCTGCACGGCCATCTCAGCCGGCAACTTCCTGAAATCCCCACTCAGGGAGAGGGACTTTGGCTGCTGATCTCCCTGAAACCCGGAAGCGCGGACGCGGAAGAGCGACTCCTCCTGGGAGAATGTTGTGAACTCATTGCCAAGGCAGGACTGAGACCATGAGCGCTGCCTCCCAACCCGCTCCCGTGGCCCCGGGGGCCAGCATCAACGAAGAGGTCTTCTATGAGGGCGGGCCTGCCAAAGGAGATCTGATCAGCAACATGCTCTTCGGACTCACCCTGATCGGCCTGCCCTTTGCCGTGGGTGCTGTGGTCCGGGCCCTCTGGCTGCGCTTCCGCATCACGAGCCGACGGGTTGAGGTCACCGGCGGCTGGCTCGGCCGCGACCGCACCCAGGTGGTCTACAGCCAAATTCGTGAGGTCCGCTCGGTCTCCCGGGGCTTCGGCTTCTGGGGTGACATGGTCCTGGTGCTCAGCGATGGGATGAAGCTCGAGATGCGCGCTGTGCCCCGCTACCGCGATGCCCAAGCGTTCATCGAGGCACGGCTGAAATCCGGTCCCGCCGCCAAGAGCGCTGGCACCGCCGGTTTCGGTAGCGACGCCGCTGCCTGAGACACTGAACCACTCCCCCAACCCCCTCCGTTAGCGACGCCGTGATCGGATACATCTCCGACAACCTGCTGCTGCCAATCCTGGATTTCTTCTATGGATTGGTACCGAGCTATGGGCTCGCGATCATTGCCCTAACGGTGGTGATTCGCCTGGCTCTCTTCCCCCTGAGCGCCGGCTCGATTCGCAATGCCCGCCGCATGCGAATCGCTCAGCCGGTGATGCAAAAGCGTCAGGCCGAGATCAAAGCCAAGTACGCCAACAACCCCCAAAAGCAACAGGAGGAGCTGGGCTCCCTGATGAAGGAGTTCGGCAGCCCCCTCTCCGGCTGCCTGCCCTTGTTGGTGCAGATGCCGATCCTGTTTGCACTCTTCGCGACTTTGCGGGGATCACCGTTCGCCGATGTCCCCTACACCTTGAATCTGAAGGTGTTGCCGGCCGATCAGATCGCCGCTGTTGAGCCCAAGCCCTTCAACAGTGCCAGTCATTCCATTTTCGTGACCACGACCGATCACGTCCCCGTGATCGCCAGCCTGGAAAAGGGAACCAAGCTTGGAGTGGGTGACACCGAGACCGTCAGCCTGCACACCAAGGACGGCTCGAGCTTCTCGTCGGTGTTGAGCGGTGTCGAGAACGGTTCCTCGTTTGCCCCCACCTGGTCCGTCACCAAGGGTGAAGGGGTGGTCAGCGTGGATCAGAACGGCGCCATCCATGCCATCGCCGCTGGGGACGCCACCGTCGAGGCCAAGATCCCTGGCCTGGCAGCCCGCAGCGGCTTCCTGTTCATCAAGGCTCTGGGCCAAGTCGGCTTCTACACCGATGGCGCCATCAACTGGGATATCGCGATCCTGGTGGGCGGCTTTGGCATCACCCTCTTCCTGAGCCAGATCCTTTCGGGGATGGGCATGCCCGCTAACCCCCAACAGGCCACGGCCAACAAGATCACCCCCGTGATGATCACCGGGATGTTCCTGTTCTTCCCCTTGCCTGCTGGGGTGCTGCTTTACATGGTGATTGCCAACGTCTTCCAGGCAGTCCAGACCTTCCTGCTCACTCGTGAGGCACTGCCCGACAACCTGCAGACGATCCTCGATCAGCAAAGGGCTGCCGAAGCGAAAACCGTGACGGCGACGGTCACTGGCAGCAGTCGCATGCCGTTTGAACCCAAGGGCAAGAAATAGGGCATGGGCGACGGCCTCCAGACCGGTGATCCGCTCATTCCAGTCCCGCTCCAGGAGCTCTCCCTTCTTGAGCAGGGCAAGCAGTGGAGGATCAATCAACGGCTCAGTGAGCTGGAAAGCCTGACTCCCGTCCGCGGACAACTACGCGCAGTCCATCGCGGCAATATTCTCGAGTTGGACGGCGAAGCCAGCACCATCGTCACCCTCTGCTGTGACCGCTGCCTCCAGCAGTTCAATCACCCCCTGAGCTTTGAAACCCACGAGGTGCTCTGGCTTGGAGAGCAGGCTAGGGAGCAGGGGATGGATCTCGAAAGCGTGCTCGAGGCGGGCGGTGCTGTGATTGAGCTCGACCCCGATGAGCTCACCGAAAGCATGGATCCCCGAGCGGATTTCGATCCCGAGCACTGGGTCTTTGAACAACTGAATCTCCAGCTGCCGGTCGTGAATCGCTGCGGATCGGACTGTCCTGGACCCAACCTGAACGCAGCGGTCGCAGACGAACCGATCGATCCCCGCTGGGCTGCCCTGAAGAAACTGAACCCATGAGTCAGGCCTGGGCGGACCACCTTGATCTGTTGATCCGGGCACGGACGCCCATCCTCTGGATCCGCAGCCAAGAGGAAGAACGGATCGCCAACCTGCTCAGCGACGCCGCCAAACGCCTGGATCAGCGATCCCTGGCCCGCTGGGATTTCATTAGCGGGCTCAAGGGATGGGCCGGCCGCGATGGAGAGGCTGCTCGCAATCCGTTGGGTGCCCTCGAAAGCCTCAGCGCTCTACCAGCCGAGCAGCCAGCCCTGCTGGTGCTCCATGACTTCCATCGCTACGCCGACGACAGCAGCATCTGCCGCAAGCTCCGCAACCTGGCATCGAGCCTGCGCCAACAGCCGCAAACCCTGGTGATCACAGCGGCTGAATGGCAGCTTCCTCGGGAATTGGAGGAGTGCATCACCCTGCTGGATCTCCCCCTACCCAACCAA is a genomic window of Synechococcus sp. A10-1-5-1 containing:
- the yidC gene encoding membrane protein insertase YidC gives rise to the protein MIGYISDNLLLPILDFFYGLVPSYGLAIIALTVVIRLALFPLSAGSIRNARRMRIAQPVMQKRQAEIKAKYANNPQKQQEELGSLMKEFGSPLSGCLPLLVQMPILFALFATLRGSPFADVPYTLNLKVLPADQIAAVEPKPFNSASHSIFVTTTDHVPVIASLEKGTKLGVGDTETVSLHTKDGSSFSSVLSGVENGSSFAPTWSVTKGEGVVSVDQNGAIHAIAAGDATVEAKIPGLAARSGFLFIKALGQVGFYTDGAINWDIAILVGGFGITLFLSQILSGMGMPANPQQATANKITPVMITGMFLFFPLPAGVLLYMVIANVFQAVQTFLLTREALPDNLQTILDQQRAAEAKTVTATVTGSSRMPFEPKGKK
- a CDS encoding DUF177 domain-containing protein; protein product: MGDGLQTGDPLIPVPLQELSLLEQGKQWRINQRLSELESLTPVRGQLRAVHRGNILELDGEASTIVTLCCDRCLQQFNHPLSFETHEVLWLGEQAREQGMDLESVLEAGGAVIELDPDELTESMDPRADFDPEHWVFEQLNLQLPVVNRCGSDCPGPNLNAAVADEPIDPRWAALKKLNP